From the Corythoichthys intestinalis isolate RoL2023-P3 chromosome 13, ASM3026506v1, whole genome shotgun sequence genome, one window contains:
- the etnk1 gene encoding ethanolamine kinase 1, translating to MANYIHVPEEAPAVPKIDVTVEERDYRTGALKLVKELRPNWKPSEVKMKFFTDGITNKLLGCYVGAAMQDVVLVRIYGNKTELLIDRENEVKSFRVLHAHRCAPRLYCTFNNGLCYEFLQGTALEPEHIRSQPVFRLIARQLAKYHAIHAHNGWVPQSDLWLKMGKYFSLIPKYFTDPEKNARLNTEVPSPRCLREELVWLQQSLSVLGSPVVLCHNDLLCKNIIYNKQDGNVKFIDYEYAGYNYQAFDIGNHFNEFAGLNEVDYSHYPSRPFQLEWLHSYLEAYKEHKGHSNKVTEREVETLYVQVNRFALASHFFWALWALIQAKFSTIDFDFLEYAVLRFNQYFKMKPEVAVLSLPE from the exons atggccAACTACATTCACGTACCAGAAGAGGCTCCGGCCGTGCCGAAAATAGACGTGACAGTAGAGGAGAGAGACTACAGGACCGGTGCGTTGAAGCTGGTCAAGGAGCTGAGACCGAACTGGAAACCATCAGAGGTCAAAATGAAG TTTTTCACAGACGGTATCACCAACAAACTGCTGGGCTGCTACGTGGGCGCGGCCATGCAGGACGTGGTCCTCGTTCGCATCTACGGGAATAAAACCGAGCTTCTGATCGACCGCGAGAATGAGGTGAAGAGTTTCCGAGTGCTTCACGCGCACCGCTGTGCCCCGCGTCTCTACTGTACCTTCAACAACGGCCTGTGCTacgagtttctgcaaggaaccgCTCTTGAACCGGAGCACATCCGAAGCCAGCCTGTTTTCAG GCTCATTGCCAGACAGCTCGCCAAGTATCACGCCATTCACGCTCACAATGGCTGGGTGCCCCAGTCGGACTTATGGCTGAAGATGGGCAAGTACTTCTCCCTCATCCCAAAGTACTTCACGGACCCCGAGAAGAATGCGAG GTTGAACACGGAAGTGCCCAGCCCGCGTTGCCTCCGAGAAGAACTGGTGTGGCTCCAGCAGAGCTTATCAGTGTTGGGCTCCCCGGTGGTGCTGTGCCACAACGACCTACTGTGCAAAAACATCATCTACAACAAGCAGGATG GAAATGTCAAGTTCATTGACTACGAGTACGCTGGGTACAATTACCAGGCCTTCGACATTGGCAATCATTTCAATGAGTTTGCCG GTTTGAACGAAGTGGATTATAGCCACTACCCCTCGCGGCCTTTCCAACTGGAGTGGCTGCATTCGTACCTGGAAGCCTACAAGGAGCACAAAGGCCACAGCAACAAGGTGACCGAAAGGGAAGTGGAAACCCTTTACGTGCAAGTCAACCGGTTTGCTCTG gCATCACATTTCTTCTGGGCTCTCTGGGCTCTGATCCAAGCCAAATTCTCCACCATTGACTTTGACTTCCTGGA ATACGCAGTTCTGCGCTTCAACCAGTACTTCAAGATGAAACCCGAGGTCGCCGTGTTGAGCCTACCAGAATAA